In the genome of Desulfovibrio sp. JC022, the window GAATATTTGGCTCATCATTTTGAACGCAATCCTAACGATGGTTTCGACATTGAGAATTAACCGGCTGCGTTAGCCTGCCGGTGTTATGCTGGACTTTCAGTCCGCTAGCTCAAACCCACCAGCTTCTAGCTGGTGGTTGTTTAGTAGTAGTTTTTTGATGGTGGATCAAATAGTTTTTCCAAACTGGACTGCCTGAAATCATTTACTTGAACAATTCGCCTTTCGGAGTTGCGAGCTACCCATCAATTCCCTTTGTTTTTTGACCTTGTCGCTTGGTTAAGACATAAATACAGAATGGTTGTTTGAGAGTTTCGGACATCATGGCTAACTGCTCAGTAACTTACGTAACTCATAAATTAAGCAAAGATACGAAAAAATGGCACGCTAAGTTCGAAAGCCCTGTTTGCAGCCATGGTTCAACTGTGCTACAAACGTAATGCGCACAAGGAGGCAGTCATGCAAACTACATCAATAAGCGCACGATTTGACGATGAAATGTTGGCTCGTTTGGACGAAATTGCCAATGGACTTGGAAGGTCAAGGACTTCCATTATCAAGGAAGCCGTTGCCAACTACTTAGACTACGA includes:
- a CDS encoding CopG family ribbon-helix-helix protein, which produces MQTTSISARFDDEMLARLDEIANGLGRSRTSIIKEAVANYLDYDFWFREQMVKGLADLEAEHTVGHDQVKDSIREMGYNVD